A genome region from Solanum pennellii chromosome 12, SPENNV200 includes the following:
- the LOC107005653 gene encoding uncharacterized protein LOC107005653, with protein sequence MNKFAYCQNGFVSFREIDVSKGVVCPKPRKSVANQRFNTNATFLQINQEVEFCDLKAGTDILDLILTEGRYDVEYSNSHPFFCGSPPTRASNPLIQDANFGNDSFIPIQPFPESVLPFSTSSRVTGGGCVPMKFGNNSAPVRIEGFNCRGTCSIPAVS encoded by the exons atgaacaaatttgCTTATTGTCAAAATGGCTTCGTTAGTTTCAGAGAGATTGATGTCTCTAAAGGCGTAGTTTGTCCCAAGCCTCGAAAGAGTGTGGCTAATCAACGGTTCAACACAAATGCTACATTTCTGCAAATCAA TCAAGAAGTGGAGTTTTGTGATCTGAAAGCTGGAACTGACATTCTGGATTTGATACTCACCGAg GGGAGGTATGATGTTGAGTATTCAAATTCCCATCCATTTTTCTGCGGATCTCCGCCTACCAGGGCTTCAAATCCCCTAATTCAAGATGCTAACTTTGGCAACGACAGCTTTATACCTATACAACCATTTCCAGAATCAGTACTACCCTTTTCCACCTCCAGTCGTGTGACCGGAGGTGGTTGTGTTCCGATGAAGTTTGGGAACAATTCAGCTCCTGTGAGGATTGAAGGTTTCAATTGCCGTGGCACTTGCAGCATCCCTGCTGTTTCATAG